From the Mastacembelus armatus chromosome 14, fMasArm1.2, whole genome shotgun sequence genome, one window contains:
- the stard13a gene encoding stAR-related lipid transfer protein 13 isoform X2 has translation MTTERKSAKLQLRRSISEQLRDSTSKAWDLLWRNVRERRLAEIEAKEACDWLRAAGFPQYAQLYEDSQFPIDISSVKRDHDFLDRDLVEPLCRRLNTLNKCASMKLDVSHPKKKGEDSDEDDPLAISKRWTFEWSSRRWSRLQDFLLDSTNESSPTGQGEGLHSTVSSESVLTDLSEQEITEISSLHSEDSASAMPDSISMASLSASYQPPRELPHYNSLPIKSSRHGHGGRSKAKEFLRRMEIMRSWGPSTKRKSSNRRPPLVISGPVLQGEEPQALQILQCTPISQLENSPKHNYQIDGDTSSASPGNNFKDQSMVNVSPSSETVVPNVNEPVCTKSRTANKRSSMYLEDMELPSQGKRTEGQSQFGRSQFHSYENLLIHIPKDHKPGTFPKALSIESLAPSPSDGNNDSQQTQAQTSPPNNGLGEPWSGKPLSKPPCPGAPRGSRVSVYDNVPGSHLYASTGDLLELEKGDNLFPHLDDIIQHVSGLQQIVDHWSRSVLPEGETGEGEEEAEGRTTPSEGERDGVSLNDTDSTGTSRERRDSGVGASLTRPRLRWPSFRTSDHLNQPVSSLQISSQSAGQLSLLQKFSLLRLTAIMEKYSMSNKHGWTWSVPKFMKRMKVPDYKEKSVFGVPLIVHVQRCGFPLPLCLQQALSHLRTHCLDQVGLFRKSGVKSRIQALRQQCELSPDAVNYEDQSAYDVADMVKQFFRDLPEPLLTSKLGETFLHIYQYVPKEQRLQAVRAAILLMPDENREVLQTLLYFLRDVTSLVEENQMTPMNLAVCLGPSLFHLSILKNETLSPRSIQRKYTTGRPDQKDLNENLAATQGLAHMITECQRLFQIPEEMVTQSRNSYMEAELMVPPLDELCKAHEEEVDEDEEEEDEEGSYHAHLESLVQNLLKEAKDKSKVWVSRSTTDHTELAFKKVEDSNPLRRWRVCLEVSANPSEVLQRLLKERPLWQTELQQEKVLETLDKQTDVYQYSCRNMAPQPNCDYVVLRSWRTDLYKGSCALVCVSIEHDDSPCIGAVRGVVLESQYLLEPCGVGRTRITHISRVDLRGKSPEWYNKAFGHLCFNEAQRIRSSFHPLEQTSTEAKV, from the exons AGATTGAAGCTAAGGAGGCTTGTGATTGGCTTAGAGCAGCGGGATTTCCACAGTACGCCCAGCTCTAtgaag ATTCCCAATTTCCGATTGATATTTCCTCAGTAAAAAGGGACCATGATTTCTTGGACAGAGATCTGGTGGAGCCTCTATGTCG ACGTCTAAATACCCTGAACAAATGTGCCTCCATGAAACTGGATGTGAGCCACCCCAAGAAGAAG GGTGAGGACTCTGATGAAGATGACCCCTTGGCTATAAGTAAAAGATGGACCTTTGAGTGGAGCAGCCGACGTTGGTCTCGTTTACAAGACTTCCTGTTGGACAGCACCAATGAAAGCAGCCCAACAGGTCAAGGGGAGGGTCTGCACAGCACAGTGAGCAGTGAGAGCGTGCTGACGGACCTGAGCGAGCAGGAGATCACAGAAATCTCCTCGCTACACAGTGAGGACTCTGCCTCCGCCATGCCTGACTCTATATCTATGGCATCCCTCTCCGCTTCATACCAACCACCCAGGGAGCTTCCACACTACAACTCTCTCCCAATCAAAAGCAGCCGCCACGGGCATGGAGGGCGGAGTAAAGCCAAGGAGTTTTTGCGTCGAATGGAAATAATGCGCTCCTGGGGGCCATCAACAAAGCGGAAAAGTTCAAATCGCAGGCCACCATTGGTCATCAGTGGGCCGGTGTTACAGGGGGAGGAACCGCAGGCACTGCAGATACTCCAGTGTACTCCGATCAGCCAATTAGAAAACAGCCCTAAACACAATTACCAAATTGATGGTGACACTTCGTCAGCCTCCCCTGGCAATAACTTTAAAGACCAATCTATGGTAAATGTGAGTCCAAGTAGTGAGACAGTGGTGCCCAATGTGAATGAACCTGTGTGTACAAAATCCCGCACTGCCAACAAGAGAAGCAGCATGTACCTGGAGGATATGGAGCTTCCTTCTCAGGGTAAGAGAACTGAAGGACAGAGCCAGTTTGGCAGAAGCCAGTTTCACTCATATGAAAACCTCCTGATTCACATCCCCAAAGACCATAAACCTGGAACCTTTCCAAAAGCCCTGTCCATAGAGAGCCTGGCGCCTTCACCCAGTGACGGGAACAATGACTCTCAACAAACACAGGCCCAAACTTCTCCACCCAACAATGGGCTGGGTGAACCCTGGTCTGGTAAACCTTTGTCCAAGCCCCCCTGTCCTGGAGCTCCACGGGGCAGCAGGGTGAGTGTTTACGATAACGTGCCGGGCTCCCACCTTTATGCCAGCACAGGAGACCTGCTGGAATTAGAGAAAGGGGACAACTTGTTCCCTCACCTGGATGACATCATCCAGCATGTCAGTGGTTTGCAGCAAATAGTGGACCACTGGAGCCGCAGTGTGCTGCCTGAGGGTGAGACaggggaaggagaggaagaagcgGAAGGCAGGACCACCCCCAGTGAAGGTGAGAGAGATGGAGTTTCCTTGAATGACACTGATTCGACAGGGACCAGTAGGGAGAGACGGGACTCTGGAGTCGGGGCCTCACTGACAAGACCACG GCTACGATGGCCTAGTTTCAGAACCTCTGATCATCTCAACCAGCCAGTATCTTCACTACAGATCAGTAGCCAATCAGCAGGCCAGCTCAGCCTGCTACAGAAGTTCTCTTTGCTCCGCCTCACCGCCATCATGGAGAAATACTCAATGTCAAATAAACATGGCTGGACCTG GTCTGTGCCCAAGTTTATGAAGCGCATGAAAGTACCAGACTACAAAGAGAAGAGTGTGTTTGGTGTTCCACTCATCGTTCATGTCCAGCGCTGTGGTTTTCCACTCCCTCTGTGTTTACAGCAAGCCCTCAGCCACCTCAGAACACACTGTCTGGACCAG GTGGGATTGTTCCGCAAGTCTGGTGTGAAGTCTCGTATTCAGGCTCTGAGGCAGCAATGTGAGCTGTCTCCTGACGCTGTGAACTACGAGGACCAATCAGCTTATGACGTGGCCGACATGGTCAAACAGTTCTTCAGAGACTTGCCTGAGCCTCTGCTAACAAGCAAGTTGGGGGAAACCTTTCTGCATATTTACCAGT atgTTCCAAAGGAGCAGAGGTTGCAGGCCGTCAGAGCTGCAATTTTGTTGATGCCAGATGAGAACAGGGAGGTTCTGCAAACATTGCTCTACTTCCTACGTGACGTCACTTCCTTGGTGGAGGAGAACCAGATGACGCCGATGAACCTGGCTGTTTGTCTGGGACCTTCGCTCTTTCACTTGAGCATACTAAAGAATGAGACACTGTCACCAAG GTCAATCCAGAGGAAGTACACCACAGGTCGTCCTGATCAGAAAGACCTGAATGAGAATCTGGCTGCAACCCAGGGGCTGGCACACATGATCACTGAGTGCCAGCGTCTGTTTCAG ATCCCAGAGGAGATGGTGACCCAGTCTCGCAACTCCTACATGGAGGCCGAGCTGATGGTGCCCCCACTGGACGAACTGTGCAAGGCCCACGAGGAAGAAGTggatgaggatgaagaagaagaggatgaggaaggaTCCTATCATGCACACCTAGAAAGCCTGGTCCAGAACCTGCTGAAAGAAGCCAAAGATAAAAGCAAAGTCTGGGTGTCTCGCTCAACTACTGACCATACAGAACTGGCATTTAAGAAG gtGGAAGATAGCAACCCCTTAAGGAGGTGGCGGGTATGTTTGGAGGTGTCAGCAAATCCCAGCGAGGTGTTGCAGCGGCTGCTAAAAGAGCGCCCTCTGTGGCAGACTGAACTACAGCAGGAGAAGGTTCTGGAGACGCTGGATAAGCAGACAGATGTGTACCAGTACTCCTGCCGCAACATGGCACCTCAGCCCAACTGTGACTATGTGGTACTAAG ATCATGGCGTACAGACTTGTATAAAGGCTCCTGTgcgctggtgtgtgtgtctatcgAACACGATGACAGCCCGTGCATAGGAGCGGTGAGGGGGGTTGTGCTGGAGTCACAGTACCTCCTTGAGCCCTGTGGAGTGGGAAGGACCAGGATCACACATATCTCTAGAGTGGACCTCAG GGGAAAATCTCCAGAATGGTACAACAAAGCATTTGGTCatctgtgttttaatgaagcccagAGGATCCGCTCCTCTTTTCACCCACTAGAGCAAACGAGCACTGAGGCCAAGGTCTGA
- the stard13a gene encoding stAR-related lipid transfer protein 13 isoform X1, protein MEAVDSRMTIMDNVDTAVNKDINSARNEETVKSNLDSVDNVNVIGTVKDEDIIGDGVIDIQNADNVCTEDSTDSADFIDSMSLGIDDSVDSMDQSVKGESNACESDSDSTEGRCLEALTPEEYYLRLGQWRQEYYLRLGNSPRQRSALRLSRIIARQQLLRRLEQEIEAKEACDWLRAAGFPQYAQLYEDSQFPIDISSVKRDHDFLDRDLVEPLCRRLNTLNKCASMKLDVSHPKKKGEDSDEDDPLAISKRWTFEWSSRRWSRLQDFLLDSTNESSPTGQGEGLHSTVSSESVLTDLSEQEITEISSLHSEDSASAMPDSISMASLSASYQPPRELPHYNSLPIKSSRHGHGGRSKAKEFLRRMEIMRSWGPSTKRKSSNRRPPLVISGPVLQGEEPQALQILQCTPISQLENSPKHNYQIDGDTSSASPGNNFKDQSMVNVSPSSETVVPNVNEPVCTKSRTANKRSSMYLEDMELPSQGKRTEGQSQFGRSQFHSYENLLIHIPKDHKPGTFPKALSIESLAPSPSDGNNDSQQTQAQTSPPNNGLGEPWSGKPLSKPPCPGAPRGSRVSVYDNVPGSHLYASTGDLLELEKGDNLFPHLDDIIQHVSGLQQIVDHWSRSVLPEGETGEGEEEAEGRTTPSEGERDGVSLNDTDSTGTSRERRDSGVGASLTRPRLRWPSFRTSDHLNQPVSSLQISSQSAGQLSLLQKFSLLRLTAIMEKYSMSNKHGWTWSVPKFMKRMKVPDYKEKSVFGVPLIVHVQRCGFPLPLCLQQALSHLRTHCLDQVGLFRKSGVKSRIQALRQQCELSPDAVNYEDQSAYDVADMVKQFFRDLPEPLLTSKLGETFLHIYQYVPKEQRLQAVRAAILLMPDENREVLQTLLYFLRDVTSLVEENQMTPMNLAVCLGPSLFHLSILKNETLSPRSIQRKYTTGRPDQKDLNENLAATQGLAHMITECQRLFQIPEEMVTQSRNSYMEAELMVPPLDELCKAHEEEVDEDEEEEDEEGSYHAHLESLVQNLLKEAKDKSKVWVSRSTTDHTELAFKKVEDSNPLRRWRVCLEVSANPSEVLQRLLKERPLWQTELQQEKVLETLDKQTDVYQYSCRNMAPQPNCDYVVLRSWRTDLYKGSCALVCVSIEHDDSPCIGAVRGVVLESQYLLEPCGVGRTRITHISRVDLRGKSPEWYNKAFGHLCFNEAQRIRSSFHPLEQTSTEAKV, encoded by the exons ATGGAGGCTGTGGACTCCAGAATGACCATTATGGATAATGTGGACACTGCAGTGAATAAGGACATAAATTCTGCAAGGAATGAAGAGACTGTGAAGTCTAATCTGGACAGTGTGGACAATGTAAACGTAATAGGGACAGTCAAAGATGAAGATATCATTGGTGATGGGGTCATTGATATACAGAATGCTGACAATGTCTGTACTGaggacagcacagacagtgcTGACTTTATAGACAGCATGAGTCTGGGAATtgatgacagtgtggacagtaTGGATCAAAGTGTCAAGGGTGAAAGTAATGCCTGTGAGAGTGACAGCGACAGCACTGAGGGAAGGTGTCTGGAGGCCTTGACACCTGAGGAGTACTACCTAAGGCTGGGCCAGTGGAGGCAGGAGTACTACCTAAGGCTGGGCAATAGCCCTCGACAGCGTTCTGCCTTGCGTCTCTCACGCATCATTGCCCGCCAGCAGCTGCTACGGAGACTGGAACAAG AGATTGAAGCTAAGGAGGCTTGTGATTGGCTTAGAGCAGCGGGATTTCCACAGTACGCCCAGCTCTAtgaag ATTCCCAATTTCCGATTGATATTTCCTCAGTAAAAAGGGACCATGATTTCTTGGACAGAGATCTGGTGGAGCCTCTATGTCG ACGTCTAAATACCCTGAACAAATGTGCCTCCATGAAACTGGATGTGAGCCACCCCAAGAAGAAG GGTGAGGACTCTGATGAAGATGACCCCTTGGCTATAAGTAAAAGATGGACCTTTGAGTGGAGCAGCCGACGTTGGTCTCGTTTACAAGACTTCCTGTTGGACAGCACCAATGAAAGCAGCCCAACAGGTCAAGGGGAGGGTCTGCACAGCACAGTGAGCAGTGAGAGCGTGCTGACGGACCTGAGCGAGCAGGAGATCACAGAAATCTCCTCGCTACACAGTGAGGACTCTGCCTCCGCCATGCCTGACTCTATATCTATGGCATCCCTCTCCGCTTCATACCAACCACCCAGGGAGCTTCCACACTACAACTCTCTCCCAATCAAAAGCAGCCGCCACGGGCATGGAGGGCGGAGTAAAGCCAAGGAGTTTTTGCGTCGAATGGAAATAATGCGCTCCTGGGGGCCATCAACAAAGCGGAAAAGTTCAAATCGCAGGCCACCATTGGTCATCAGTGGGCCGGTGTTACAGGGGGAGGAACCGCAGGCACTGCAGATACTCCAGTGTACTCCGATCAGCCAATTAGAAAACAGCCCTAAACACAATTACCAAATTGATGGTGACACTTCGTCAGCCTCCCCTGGCAATAACTTTAAAGACCAATCTATGGTAAATGTGAGTCCAAGTAGTGAGACAGTGGTGCCCAATGTGAATGAACCTGTGTGTACAAAATCCCGCACTGCCAACAAGAGAAGCAGCATGTACCTGGAGGATATGGAGCTTCCTTCTCAGGGTAAGAGAACTGAAGGACAGAGCCAGTTTGGCAGAAGCCAGTTTCACTCATATGAAAACCTCCTGATTCACATCCCCAAAGACCATAAACCTGGAACCTTTCCAAAAGCCCTGTCCATAGAGAGCCTGGCGCCTTCACCCAGTGACGGGAACAATGACTCTCAACAAACACAGGCCCAAACTTCTCCACCCAACAATGGGCTGGGTGAACCCTGGTCTGGTAAACCTTTGTCCAAGCCCCCCTGTCCTGGAGCTCCACGGGGCAGCAGGGTGAGTGTTTACGATAACGTGCCGGGCTCCCACCTTTATGCCAGCACAGGAGACCTGCTGGAATTAGAGAAAGGGGACAACTTGTTCCCTCACCTGGATGACATCATCCAGCATGTCAGTGGTTTGCAGCAAATAGTGGACCACTGGAGCCGCAGTGTGCTGCCTGAGGGTGAGACaggggaaggagaggaagaagcgGAAGGCAGGACCACCCCCAGTGAAGGTGAGAGAGATGGAGTTTCCTTGAATGACACTGATTCGACAGGGACCAGTAGGGAGAGACGGGACTCTGGAGTCGGGGCCTCACTGACAAGACCACG GCTACGATGGCCTAGTTTCAGAACCTCTGATCATCTCAACCAGCCAGTATCTTCACTACAGATCAGTAGCCAATCAGCAGGCCAGCTCAGCCTGCTACAGAAGTTCTCTTTGCTCCGCCTCACCGCCATCATGGAGAAATACTCAATGTCAAATAAACATGGCTGGACCTG GTCTGTGCCCAAGTTTATGAAGCGCATGAAAGTACCAGACTACAAAGAGAAGAGTGTGTTTGGTGTTCCACTCATCGTTCATGTCCAGCGCTGTGGTTTTCCACTCCCTCTGTGTTTACAGCAAGCCCTCAGCCACCTCAGAACACACTGTCTGGACCAG GTGGGATTGTTCCGCAAGTCTGGTGTGAAGTCTCGTATTCAGGCTCTGAGGCAGCAATGTGAGCTGTCTCCTGACGCTGTGAACTACGAGGACCAATCAGCTTATGACGTGGCCGACATGGTCAAACAGTTCTTCAGAGACTTGCCTGAGCCTCTGCTAACAAGCAAGTTGGGGGAAACCTTTCTGCATATTTACCAGT atgTTCCAAAGGAGCAGAGGTTGCAGGCCGTCAGAGCTGCAATTTTGTTGATGCCAGATGAGAACAGGGAGGTTCTGCAAACATTGCTCTACTTCCTACGTGACGTCACTTCCTTGGTGGAGGAGAACCAGATGACGCCGATGAACCTGGCTGTTTGTCTGGGACCTTCGCTCTTTCACTTGAGCATACTAAAGAATGAGACACTGTCACCAAG GTCAATCCAGAGGAAGTACACCACAGGTCGTCCTGATCAGAAAGACCTGAATGAGAATCTGGCTGCAACCCAGGGGCTGGCACACATGATCACTGAGTGCCAGCGTCTGTTTCAG ATCCCAGAGGAGATGGTGACCCAGTCTCGCAACTCCTACATGGAGGCCGAGCTGATGGTGCCCCCACTGGACGAACTGTGCAAGGCCCACGAGGAAGAAGTggatgaggatgaagaagaagaggatgaggaaggaTCCTATCATGCACACCTAGAAAGCCTGGTCCAGAACCTGCTGAAAGAAGCCAAAGATAAAAGCAAAGTCTGGGTGTCTCGCTCAACTACTGACCATACAGAACTGGCATTTAAGAAG gtGGAAGATAGCAACCCCTTAAGGAGGTGGCGGGTATGTTTGGAGGTGTCAGCAAATCCCAGCGAGGTGTTGCAGCGGCTGCTAAAAGAGCGCCCTCTGTGGCAGACTGAACTACAGCAGGAGAAGGTTCTGGAGACGCTGGATAAGCAGACAGATGTGTACCAGTACTCCTGCCGCAACATGGCACCTCAGCCCAACTGTGACTATGTGGTACTAAG ATCATGGCGTACAGACTTGTATAAAGGCTCCTGTgcgctggtgtgtgtgtctatcgAACACGATGACAGCCCGTGCATAGGAGCGGTGAGGGGGGTTGTGCTGGAGTCACAGTACCTCCTTGAGCCCTGTGGAGTGGGAAGGACCAGGATCACACATATCTCTAGAGTGGACCTCAG GGGAAAATCTCCAGAATGGTACAACAAAGCATTTGGTCatctgtgttttaatgaagcccagAGGATCCGCTCCTCTTTTCACCCACTAGAGCAAACGAGCACTGAGGCCAAGGTCTGA
- the stard13a gene encoding stAR-related lipid transfer protein 13 isoform X3 has protein sequence MRASKIEAKEACDWLRAAGFPQYAQLYEDSQFPIDISSVKRDHDFLDRDLVEPLCRRLNTLNKCASMKLDVSHPKKKGEDSDEDDPLAISKRWTFEWSSRRWSRLQDFLLDSTNESSPTGQGEGLHSTVSSESVLTDLSEQEITEISSLHSEDSASAMPDSISMASLSASYQPPRELPHYNSLPIKSSRHGHGGRSKAKEFLRRMEIMRSWGPSTKRKSSNRRPPLVISGPVLQGEEPQALQILQCTPISQLENSPKHNYQIDGDTSSASPGNNFKDQSMVNVSPSSETVVPNVNEPVCTKSRTANKRSSMYLEDMELPSQGKRTEGQSQFGRSQFHSYENLLIHIPKDHKPGTFPKALSIESLAPSPSDGNNDSQQTQAQTSPPNNGLGEPWSGKPLSKPPCPGAPRGSRVSVYDNVPGSHLYASTGDLLELEKGDNLFPHLDDIIQHVSGLQQIVDHWSRSVLPEGETGEGEEEAEGRTTPSEGERDGVSLNDTDSTGTSRERRDSGVGASLTRPRLRWPSFRTSDHLNQPVSSLQISSQSAGQLSLLQKFSLLRLTAIMEKYSMSNKHGWTWSVPKFMKRMKVPDYKEKSVFGVPLIVHVQRCGFPLPLCLQQALSHLRTHCLDQVGLFRKSGVKSRIQALRQQCELSPDAVNYEDQSAYDVADMVKQFFRDLPEPLLTSKLGETFLHIYQYVPKEQRLQAVRAAILLMPDENREVLQTLLYFLRDVTSLVEENQMTPMNLAVCLGPSLFHLSILKNETLSPRSIQRKYTTGRPDQKDLNENLAATQGLAHMITECQRLFQIPEEMVTQSRNSYMEAELMVPPLDELCKAHEEEVDEDEEEEDEEGSYHAHLESLVQNLLKEAKDKSKVWVSRSTTDHTELAFKKVEDSNPLRRWRVCLEVSANPSEVLQRLLKERPLWQTELQQEKVLETLDKQTDVYQYSCRNMAPQPNCDYVVLRSWRTDLYKGSCALVCVSIEHDDSPCIGAVRGVVLESQYLLEPCGVGRTRITHISRVDLRGKSPEWYNKAFGHLCFNEAQRIRSSFHPLEQTSTEAKV, from the exons ATGAGGGCTTCAA AGATTGAAGCTAAGGAGGCTTGTGATTGGCTTAGAGCAGCGGGATTTCCACAGTACGCCCAGCTCTAtgaag ATTCCCAATTTCCGATTGATATTTCCTCAGTAAAAAGGGACCATGATTTCTTGGACAGAGATCTGGTGGAGCCTCTATGTCG ACGTCTAAATACCCTGAACAAATGTGCCTCCATGAAACTGGATGTGAGCCACCCCAAGAAGAAG GGTGAGGACTCTGATGAAGATGACCCCTTGGCTATAAGTAAAAGATGGACCTTTGAGTGGAGCAGCCGACGTTGGTCTCGTTTACAAGACTTCCTGTTGGACAGCACCAATGAAAGCAGCCCAACAGGTCAAGGGGAGGGTCTGCACAGCACAGTGAGCAGTGAGAGCGTGCTGACGGACCTGAGCGAGCAGGAGATCACAGAAATCTCCTCGCTACACAGTGAGGACTCTGCCTCCGCCATGCCTGACTCTATATCTATGGCATCCCTCTCCGCTTCATACCAACCACCCAGGGAGCTTCCACACTACAACTCTCTCCCAATCAAAAGCAGCCGCCACGGGCATGGAGGGCGGAGTAAAGCCAAGGAGTTTTTGCGTCGAATGGAAATAATGCGCTCCTGGGGGCCATCAACAAAGCGGAAAAGTTCAAATCGCAGGCCACCATTGGTCATCAGTGGGCCGGTGTTACAGGGGGAGGAACCGCAGGCACTGCAGATACTCCAGTGTACTCCGATCAGCCAATTAGAAAACAGCCCTAAACACAATTACCAAATTGATGGTGACACTTCGTCAGCCTCCCCTGGCAATAACTTTAAAGACCAATCTATGGTAAATGTGAGTCCAAGTAGTGAGACAGTGGTGCCCAATGTGAATGAACCTGTGTGTACAAAATCCCGCACTGCCAACAAGAGAAGCAGCATGTACCTGGAGGATATGGAGCTTCCTTCTCAGGGTAAGAGAACTGAAGGACAGAGCCAGTTTGGCAGAAGCCAGTTTCACTCATATGAAAACCTCCTGATTCACATCCCCAAAGACCATAAACCTGGAACCTTTCCAAAAGCCCTGTCCATAGAGAGCCTGGCGCCTTCACCCAGTGACGGGAACAATGACTCTCAACAAACACAGGCCCAAACTTCTCCACCCAACAATGGGCTGGGTGAACCCTGGTCTGGTAAACCTTTGTCCAAGCCCCCCTGTCCTGGAGCTCCACGGGGCAGCAGGGTGAGTGTTTACGATAACGTGCCGGGCTCCCACCTTTATGCCAGCACAGGAGACCTGCTGGAATTAGAGAAAGGGGACAACTTGTTCCCTCACCTGGATGACATCATCCAGCATGTCAGTGGTTTGCAGCAAATAGTGGACCACTGGAGCCGCAGTGTGCTGCCTGAGGGTGAGACaggggaaggagaggaagaagcgGAAGGCAGGACCACCCCCAGTGAAGGTGAGAGAGATGGAGTTTCCTTGAATGACACTGATTCGACAGGGACCAGTAGGGAGAGACGGGACTCTGGAGTCGGGGCCTCACTGACAAGACCACG GCTACGATGGCCTAGTTTCAGAACCTCTGATCATCTCAACCAGCCAGTATCTTCACTACAGATCAGTAGCCAATCAGCAGGCCAGCTCAGCCTGCTACAGAAGTTCTCTTTGCTCCGCCTCACCGCCATCATGGAGAAATACTCAATGTCAAATAAACATGGCTGGACCTG GTCTGTGCCCAAGTTTATGAAGCGCATGAAAGTACCAGACTACAAAGAGAAGAGTGTGTTTGGTGTTCCACTCATCGTTCATGTCCAGCGCTGTGGTTTTCCACTCCCTCTGTGTTTACAGCAAGCCCTCAGCCACCTCAGAACACACTGTCTGGACCAG GTGGGATTGTTCCGCAAGTCTGGTGTGAAGTCTCGTATTCAGGCTCTGAGGCAGCAATGTGAGCTGTCTCCTGACGCTGTGAACTACGAGGACCAATCAGCTTATGACGTGGCCGACATGGTCAAACAGTTCTTCAGAGACTTGCCTGAGCCTCTGCTAACAAGCAAGTTGGGGGAAACCTTTCTGCATATTTACCAGT atgTTCCAAAGGAGCAGAGGTTGCAGGCCGTCAGAGCTGCAATTTTGTTGATGCCAGATGAGAACAGGGAGGTTCTGCAAACATTGCTCTACTTCCTACGTGACGTCACTTCCTTGGTGGAGGAGAACCAGATGACGCCGATGAACCTGGCTGTTTGTCTGGGACCTTCGCTCTTTCACTTGAGCATACTAAAGAATGAGACACTGTCACCAAG GTCAATCCAGAGGAAGTACACCACAGGTCGTCCTGATCAGAAAGACCTGAATGAGAATCTGGCTGCAACCCAGGGGCTGGCACACATGATCACTGAGTGCCAGCGTCTGTTTCAG ATCCCAGAGGAGATGGTGACCCAGTCTCGCAACTCCTACATGGAGGCCGAGCTGATGGTGCCCCCACTGGACGAACTGTGCAAGGCCCACGAGGAAGAAGTggatgaggatgaagaagaagaggatgaggaaggaTCCTATCATGCACACCTAGAAAGCCTGGTCCAGAACCTGCTGAAAGAAGCCAAAGATAAAAGCAAAGTCTGGGTGTCTCGCTCAACTACTGACCATACAGAACTGGCATTTAAGAAG gtGGAAGATAGCAACCCCTTAAGGAGGTGGCGGGTATGTTTGGAGGTGTCAGCAAATCCCAGCGAGGTGTTGCAGCGGCTGCTAAAAGAGCGCCCTCTGTGGCAGACTGAACTACAGCAGGAGAAGGTTCTGGAGACGCTGGATAAGCAGACAGATGTGTACCAGTACTCCTGCCGCAACATGGCACCTCAGCCCAACTGTGACTATGTGGTACTAAG ATCATGGCGTACAGACTTGTATAAAGGCTCCTGTgcgctggtgtgtgtgtctatcgAACACGATGACAGCCCGTGCATAGGAGCGGTGAGGGGGGTTGTGCTGGAGTCACAGTACCTCCTTGAGCCCTGTGGAGTGGGAAGGACCAGGATCACACATATCTCTAGAGTGGACCTCAG GGGAAAATCTCCAGAATGGTACAACAAAGCATTTGGTCatctgtgttttaatgaagcccagAGGATCCGCTCCTCTTTTCACCCACTAGAGCAAACGAGCACTGAGGCCAAGGTCTGA